A stretch of the Salmo salar chromosome ssa20, Ssal_v3.1, whole genome shotgun sequence genome encodes the following:
- the LOC106580001 gene encoding tubulin beta-1 chain, with amino-acid sequence MREIVHLQAGQCGNQIGAKFWEVISDEHGIDPTGTYHGDSDLQLDRINVYYNEASGGKYVPRAVLVDLEPGTMDSVRSGPFGQIFRPDNFVFGQSGAGNNWAKGHYTEGAELVDSVLDVVRKEAESCDCLQGFQLTHSLGGGTGSGMGTLLISKIREEYPDRIMNTFSVVPSPKVSDTVVEPYNATLSVHQLVENTDETFCIDNEALYDICFRTLKLTTPSYGDLNHLVSATMSGVTTCLRFPGQLNADLRKLAVNMVPFPRLHFFMPGFAPLTSRGSQQYRSLTVPELTQQMFDAKNMMAACDPRHGRYLTVAAIFRGRMSMKEVDEQMLNVQNKNSSYFVEWIPNNVKTAVCDIPPRGLKMAATFIGNSTAIQELFKRISEQFTAMFRRKAFLHWYTGEGMDEMEFTEAESNMNDLVSEYQQYQDATAEEEGEFEEEGEEELA; translated from the exons ATGAGGGAAATTGTGCATCTTCAGGCTGGACAGTGTGGAAACCAGATCGGAGCTAAG TTCTGGGAGGTGATCAGTGACGAGCATGGCATTGACCCAACTGGTACATACCATGGGGACAGTGACCTCCAGCTAGATAGAATTAATGTGTACTACAATGAAGCTTCAG GTGGTAAATACGTGCCCCGCGCTGTGCTTGTCGACTTGGAGCCAGGGACCATGGACTCTGTGAGATCCGGACCCTTCGGCCAGATCTTCAGACCTGACAACTTTGTGTTCG GCCAGAGTGGTGCTGGAAACAACTGGGCCAAGGGCCACTACACAGAGGGAGCTGAGCTGGTGGACTCAGTCCTGGATGTTGTGAGGAAAGAGGCAGAGAGCTGTGACTGTCTGCAGGGCTTCCAGCTCACCCACTCCCTGGGAGGTGGAACTGGCTCTGGCATGGGCACCCTGCTCATCAGCAAGATCCGTGAAGAGTACCCCGACCGCATCATGAACACCTTCAGCGTGGTGCCCTCACCCAAAGTATCAGACACTGTTGTGGAGCCCTACAATGCCACCCTGTCAGTCCACCAGCTAGTGGAGAACACTGACGAGACCTTCTGTATTGACAACGAGGCTCTCTACGACATCTGCTTCCGTACCCTGAAACTCACTACTCCCTCCTACGGTGACCTCAACCACCTGGTGTCGGCCACAATGAGCGGCGTCACAACCTGCCTGCGGTTCCCAGGACAGCTGAATGCTGACCTCCGCAAGCTGGCCGTCAACATGGTGCCATTCCCCCGTCTCCACTTCTTCATGCCTGGCTTTGCCCCCCTCACAAGCAGGGGAAGCCAGCAGTACCGCTCCCTCACTGTTCCCGAGCTCACCCAGCAGATGTTCGATGCCAAGAACATGATGGCCGCCTGCGACCCCCGCCACGGACGCTACCTTACAGTGGCTGCCATCTTCCGCGGACGAATGTCCATGAAGGAGGTAGACGAGCAGATGCTGAACGTGCAGAACAAGAACAGCAGCTACTTCGTTGAATGGATCCCCAACAATGTCAAGACCGCCGTCTGCGACATTCCCCCCCGTGGCCTCAAGATGGCCGCCACCTTCATTGGCAACAGCACAGCAATCCAGGAGCTCTTCAAGCGTATCTCCGAGCAGTTCACAGCCATGTTCAGGCGTAAGGCTTTCCTACATTGGTACACAGGAGAGGGTATGGATGAGATGGAGTTCACTGAGGCAGAGAGCAACATGAACGACCTGGTCTCTGAGTACCAGCAGTACCAGGATGCCACCgctgaggaggagggagagtttgaggaggagggagaagaggagctgGCCTAA
- the im:7150988 gene encoding Golgi-associated plant pathogenesis-related protein 1 isoform X2, giving the protein MAGASFEQEFLDTHNAYRRKHGTPKLTLSRDLCNSAQEWADHLVAINTMQHSNTNNGENLYYTWSSAPNTLTGKEAVDNWYSEIKDYNFSKPGFASNTSHFTQVVWKESTEVGVGLGINGETVFVVGQYNTAGNMNMEGYFIDNVLPEGGGEKNNFGSDTSTQPPRSEATCTVL; this is encoded by the exons ATGGCAG GTGCAAGCTTTGAGCAGGAGTTTCTGGATACCCACAATGCATACAGGAGAAAGCATGGCACCCCCAAACTGACCCTGAGCAGAGACCTGTGCAACTCTGCTCAGGAATGGGCTGACCACTTGGTAGCAATCAATACCATGCAGCACAGCAACACGAACAATGGAGAGAACCTCTACTACACATGGAGCTCTGCCCCCAATACTCTAACGG GGAAGGAGGCTGTCGACAACTGGTACAGCGAGATTAAAGACTACAACTTCAGCAAACCTGGATTCGCCTCAAACACTA GCCATTTCACCCAGGTGGTGTGGAAGGAGAGTACTGAGGTGGGGGTGGGCCTGGGGATTAATGGCGAGACTGTCTTTGTGGTAGGCCAGTACAACACAGCAGGAAACATGAACATGGAGGGATACTTTATAGATAACGTCCTCCCTGAAG GTGGTGGCGAGAAGAACAACTTTGGTTCAGACACATCTACCCAACCACCTCGCTCCGAGGCAACATGCACTGTGCTATAG
- the im:7150988 gene encoding Golgi-associated plant pathogenesis-related protein 1 isoform X1: MAGASFEQEFLDTHNAYRRKHGTPKLTLSRDLCNSAQEWADHLVAINTMQHSNTNNGENLYYTWSSAPNTLTGKEAVDNWYSEIKDYNFSKPGFASNTSTLLLHIFWKMCGLRSCVQNANYVELKQKAFNHIGFNKAKTQRGRFNHNLMYCGISPIGHFTQVVWKESTEVGVGLGINGETVFVVGQYNTAGNMNMEGYFIDNVLPEGGGEKNNFGSDTSTQPPRSEATCTVL; this comes from the exons ATGGCAG GTGCAAGCTTTGAGCAGGAGTTTCTGGATACCCACAATGCATACAGGAGAAAGCATGGCACCCCCAAACTGACCCTGAGCAGAGACCTGTGCAACTCTGCTCAGGAATGGGCTGACCACTTGGTAGCAATCAATACCATGCAGCACAGCAACACGAACAATGGAGAGAACCTCTACTACACATGGAGCTCTGCCCCCAATACTCTAACGG GGAAGGAGGCTGTCGACAACTGGTACAGCGAGATTAAAGACTACAACTTCAGCAAACCTGGATTCGCCTCAAACACTAGTACACTGCTATTACACATCTTCTGGAAAATGTGTGGTTTGAGATCATGTGTTCAGAACGCAAATTATGTCGAACTTAAACAGAAAGCTTTCAACCATATTGGATTTAACAAAGCCAAGACACAGAGAGGCCGCTTTAATCATAACCTTATGTATTGTGGCATTTCTCCAATAGGCCATTTCACCCAGGTGGTGTGGAAGGAGAGTACTGAGGTGGGGGTGGGCCTGGGGATTAATGGCGAGACTGTCTTTGTGGTAGGCCAGTACAACACAGCAGGAAACATGAACATGGAGGGATACTTTATAGATAACGTCCTCCCTGAAG GTGGTGGCGAGAAGAACAACTTTGGTTCAGACACATCTACCCAACCACCTCGCTCCGAGGCAACATGCACTGTGCTATAG
- the im:7150988 gene encoding Golgi-associated plant pathogenesis-related protein 1 isoform X3: MAGASFEQEFLDTHNAYRRKHGTPKLTLSRDLCNSAQEWADHLVAINTMQHSNTNNGENLYYTWSSAPNTLTGKEAVDNWYSEIKDYNFSKPGFASNTSHFTQVVWKESTEVGVGLGINGETVFVVGQYNTAGNMNMEGYFIDNVLPEGN, from the exons ATGGCAG GTGCAAGCTTTGAGCAGGAGTTTCTGGATACCCACAATGCATACAGGAGAAAGCATGGCACCCCCAAACTGACCCTGAGCAGAGACCTGTGCAACTCTGCTCAGGAATGGGCTGACCACTTGGTAGCAATCAATACCATGCAGCACAGCAACACGAACAATGGAGAGAACCTCTACTACACATGGAGCTCTGCCCCCAATACTCTAACGG GGAAGGAGGCTGTCGACAACTGGTACAGCGAGATTAAAGACTACAACTTCAGCAAACCTGGATTCGCCTCAAACACTA GCCATTTCACCCAGGTGGTGTGGAAGGAGAGTACTGAGGTGGGGGTGGGCCTGGGGATTAATGGCGAGACTGTCTTTGTGGTAGGCCAGTACAACACAGCAGGAAACATGAACATGGAGGGATACTTTATAGATAACGTCCTCCCTGAAGGTAACTGA